The Dehalococcoides mccartyi CG5 genome contains the following window.
ATAGATGGGTCATAGTAATCTGCCACACCCTGATCTTTATACATTCTGAGCAAACCGTTAATTAATTTAGCTCTCATCTGGCGTCCGCGGATAAGCCCTACTTCAACTACAAAATTTACAACCACTATCAGTGCCACAAAAGTAAACATGACCACTGTCTGGGTATTTTCACCGGAAGAGGATGCTATGCCGGAGTTTATACCCAGAGTTATCAGATTAAGGAAAATGGCGGTCAGGACAAATATTGTATCTGTGCGGGCATTGGAAGCCAGCTCAGCAATCAAATGCTCATGCACACGTTCAATCATCTCATCACCTCAAAACCCTTAATTACGGTTAAAGTGGCGGTACAGGAAAATAAACCCGCCAATCATCACCGCTCCCAGACCCAACCCCACCCATTGCCACAATCCGGGAATGTCTCCGACCACTAGAACAGTATTGCTGAAAGTACGTATCTGCTGGTATTCGGCTATGAAAACCAGATTGTACTCTCCGCGGGACTCATCTGAAGGAGCAAGCACCACCGCCTCAATCGACTTACGCTGGCCGACACCCAGATAGTCAATGGATGCAGGGCTATATTCCACTACCCAGTTTGCAGGTACATCCGCCGACAGGGTTATATCAAATATTTCCTGAGAACCGGCATTTTCAAGTTCCAGATAAAGTTTCAAAGGTTCACCAGGTATTATGTCCATATAATAGTAACCGGAAAGTAGGTACAGAGAAAGGATGGGCTTTTCTGTCTGAGCAATTACTGTAGAAGCTGAAAACAGCCCGCCCAGCAAAGTGCCAAACAGCAGAGCGGTACAAACCAGACCGGTCAGAACCTTGTATATTTTGAAATTCTTTATAAATTTCTTCATCTCAGGTTAATAATAGACGATAAGCCGAGCCGGTGCAATTGGGGCAATAACTGATTTTTATGAAGTATGATACTTAATTCCCGATAGCCAATAAAAAGCGGGGGATTACAACCCCCGCTAAGATTTGTGCTAAAGCAACCATGCCGTTATTCTGTTTTACTGCCAACATAATTAAACGCTATTAAAGCCACAGATACTACAGCCATACCCAAGCCGAAATAAAATGTACCCTGCGGGTCCTGCCATTCCACCAAATGCTTTAAAAATATAATGCCCATAACCATAATCACCAAACTGCTCAGCTTCACTTTCAGGTCATGGAGATTTCTTATAATAAGCCACTCGGGAAGTGAAAGCTTCCCAATGAATAATTCGTAAATACCCAGTGCGAAAATCAAAAGCACAGTAGCTATAAGGAATATATCCATAAGCTCTATGAAAGGAATCAAATCAACACTTTCCTCTGCAAAATTGGAGAGAAAACCGCCCAAAATCTTGACTGCTTTCATAATGCCCAAAGAAAAAACCATAAGCGAGGCCAGCAGCATTGAGAAAACTGCCGTCAGCGTAAAATATTTACTTTTCTCTAACAATCGTTTCATCTTCTCCCTGCAAATCTACTTATTACACTCTTTATTTTCCAAAGGGAAAACGGGTAATACCAGCCTACCGCAGCTTTCATTCAAGATTTCTGCCGCCGCAAGGTATACTGCAGAAAGACCGCAAACTATGCCTTCCCAGCCGCCAATACGGATAAATATCTTGCCTGCGTCTCCGGGTACCCAGTGACCTATAGCTAACAGGGAAAATAGAACCGTTAAACTTATAAAAACGAATGCCATTACTCTGTTTTTCTTTAGGGTAGGAAATACCATAAAGAACGTAAACAGCCCCCAAAGAAACAAATACCAACCCAGAAAGGCAGGCGGCGCAGCCCATACTTCAGGCAGACCCATTTGGGGAGCTATAAGGATAAATACCAGAGTCAGCCAAAACATACCATATGAAATAAAAGCAGTCATGCCGAAAGTATTGCCTTTGCGATATTCCAGTATGCCGGCTATCACCTGAGCTAATCCTCCATAAAAGATTCCCATAGCCAGAATGGCAACATTCAGAGGGAAAAAACCGGCATTGTGGATATTTAGAAGGATTGTTGTCATGCCGAAACCTAATAAACCTAAAGGGGCGGGGTTTGATAATTTTGACTCCACGTGACTCCTTTATATGCCGGATTAAAAGGATTTGATTATACGGATATGCCGGCGTTATTTCAAACCCGGCTTGATTACACATAAATAATATTTAAATTTGTATCCCTTGGCAGGCGGATTCTGCTATTACCCGAAACCAAAGTACCGCTTTTATTTCAATATTGCCTAAAACCCTTCAATTGACTCTCCTGAATATACTGCCTTGCACCTTATATAGGAAGAAAGTTTTATGGTACAAAAGGGGTAAATTCTTGCTACAAATCTACTCAAGGAATACAATGAAGGGTATTAAAATTAGTCATATACTATGACACTGTTACTAACAACATATAATTTCTCTTGTAGCCTCAAATATCAAGGCAGGTAAAGATATATTCAGATCTGATAACCACGGAGAAGCCCGGTGAGCGAATCTTATCTGTTTTTTTACTATCTGGCCATGACAATTTCGTTACTGGCTTGTCTGACAGTAGTAGTATTAAGCTGGAAAAACCGTGAAGCACCAGTAGCCCGGTCTATGCTGGCACTTGGTGTGGCAACATTTATCTGGGGATTCGGCTTTATGTTTGAAGCCGCCAGTAGCAGCCTGAGTCAGCAACTGCTGTTTAACAATATCGGTTATTTGGGATCAATGAGTGTTCCGGTAATCTGGCTGATTTTTGCTATTCAATATACCAACACCGGCAAATCGTTTGAAAACTGGAAAAAGGCACTCCTTTTCATCTTTCCGCTCTTCATAGTGATAATGGTCTGGAGTAATGACGCCCACCATCTTATGTGGTCAAACGAACACCAGACTACTTCCGGGCCTTTTCTGATAGTTGCCAAAACCTACGGGGTGCTTTTCTGGGTAGCAGTGGCACACAACTATACCCTGATTACCGGCGTAACCATTATTTTAATACGCCAGTTATTCACCGGAATACGCATATACCGCAAACAGGCCTTTATACTGTTATTTGCAGTTTGCCTGCCTTTGGTCTGGAACGTTATATATATTTTTGATTTGCTGTCACTACCGCGCAAAGACCTTACCCCCATGATGTTTGCTATTTCCGGCATAGCCATAACCCTGGGATTGATGCGCTTCAAGCTGTTTAAAACAATCCCTTTTGCCTATCCCCTTATTCTCCAGCAAATGAATGACGGTATTTTGGTTTTTGATAAATCTAACCGCCTGCTGGAAACCAACCCGGCGGCCTGCAGAATGACCAGTTTGGACAACACTATGGTCGGACAGGAACTAAGAGATTTGTGCGAACTCTCACCCCTTCTAGAGTGTTTGTCCATCACAGATTTTGGTCACCTTGACATGGAATCTGCGACCAGAGTAAAAGGAAAGTCCTACCAACTGGACAAGCAACCCCTATTTAACAAACAAAAACAACAGGTAGGCTGGCTGGCTACTATCCGCGATATAAGCCAACGCAAACAAACTGACCAGGAACTTAAGGAACGCAAGGAACAGTACTTTACACTGGTGGAGCATGGCAATGACGGTATTATCATTGTCCAGCACGGGCTGGTAGTCTATGCCAACTCTAAAATGAAAGAGTTGTCCGGTTACCTTATGGAAGATATTCTGGAAAAACCCTTCGTCCAATTTATATCACCCGAACAAAGAGAGCTGATTGAGAAGCATTATCAGAAGCGGATTGAAGGGCAGAAATCATCAGGCAGGTACGAGACCTGTCTGATTAACAAGAATGGTCAAGAGGTATATGTTGAAATAAGCGCCAGTTTGATTGAATATGACGGACAGATCGCAGATATGGCCATTATCCGTGATTTGACTGCCCACAAACAAGCCGAGCTTGAAAACCAGAGACTGCGGGATAAGGCGGAAATGGCCAGCCGTCTGGCCGCAATAGGCGAGATGGCCGCCGGAATAGCCCATGAAATAAATAACCCGCTAACCGGGGTTATAGGTTTCTCCGAGCTTCTTGCAGCCCGTGAAGACCTGCCCGAAGATATCATGGCGGATCTTCAGGTAATCAACCACGGTTCTCAGCGGGTAGTGGAGATCGTAAGACGGTTACTCACCTTTGCCAGACAAAATAAACCCGTAAAGACACGGCTGAATGTTCATGAGCTTATTGATAATACTTTGGAATTCCGAAGCTATGTATTTAAAACCGCCAATATAGAGGTTATCCGTAAGTATGACCAGAATCTGCCTTGGATTACCGCTGATCCGGGACAATTGCAACAGGTATTTCTTAACCTGGTCATCAATGCCGAACAAGCCATGAGAAAGGCACATGACGGAGGGAAACTAACCATAACTACTACCCGGGAGGATAGCTTTTTCAGCATCTGCATTGCAGATGACGGTCCCGGTATGACACCGGAAGTTAAAGCCAAAATATTCCAGCCTTTTTTCACCACCAAAGGCCCCAAAGACGGGACCGGGCTGGGGTTAAGTTTGGCTATGGCCATTATCCTTGATCACCACGGCACTATTGAGGTTGAGAGTGAATACGGCCGGGGTACGGCTTTTACTATCAACCTGCCGATGGATTCTTCCGAAACAGAAGACTGGACTGTCCAGCAGGAAGGGCTAACGCCAAAAGCCGGTGATAACCATGCCGCCAGCATACTGGTAATAGATGACGAAGAGCATATATGCCAGCTGGTTACCCGGGTACTGGAGCAGATGCGGCATAAGGTTGAGAGTTTCAGTGACCCGATTAAGGCCCTTTCAAAATTGGAAACAACCAGCTTTGATCTGGTACTGCTGGATATCCGTATGCCGGGCATGAGCGGTTTGGAATTTTATTCGCAAATGATTTCCAAACGACCGGAACTGGCAGGCAAGGTTATCTTCATGACCGGAGATATGACCGTTTCGGATCTGGAAGCCCAGATGCAGCAGACTGACCTGATGCACATTTCCAAACCTTTTCATCCTGCAATTCTGGAACAATTTTTAAACAAGGCTTTAAAACAACAAGCAGGCTAAAAGGCTTAATTTGATAACCATATAAGGTTCATCCAGACAATAATTCGTATTTCTTTAACAATATTTAGTATAATTGATGCATATTCAAACTATAAAATCAAAAAAGGGGATTAATGTGCCGTCTAATAAAAAACATATAGCTGCATTGCTTGCCATACTGGTTCTGCCCAGTCTGCTGTTTTCTTCTTGTGCCGCCATTGCGGAGATGAATTCAGACCCGCCCGATAATACAGATTCCACCACCCAGATTTCAGACCCTGCCGCACTGGCGGAATGGGTGGCAGACGGGATTATAACGGTGAGCGAATATACCAATAGCTCAGCCCTAAATGCCAACTTTACCCTGTTTTCCAGAACAGATGACCAGTATGTTTATATTGGCATCAAGGCCAAGGCTACCGGCTGGATTTCAATCGGTTTTCAACCCCTGCCTGCCAAAGGCCACACTTCGGCTGATTTTGCACTGGGCGGAGTGAGTAGCGGAGAAGCCTATATTTATGACCTGTGGGGCCTAAACAAAGAGGAGCATTCTCTGGATACCAAACTTGGCGGAACAAGCAGTATTCTGGAATACGGGGGCACCGAATCCGGCGGCTATACCATACTGGAGTTTAAAAGACTGCTAACCACCGGTGATACCTATGACCAGAACATTGTGCATGGATCCAATAATATCCTGTGGGCCTATAGTGACGAAGACGGCTTTGCCGCTATGCATATAGCTGAAGGAACAGGGAAAATAAATATACCCTGATAAAAATACCCGCAAACTGTTTTAGTTTAAGTATAGTTTAAAGGGCACCGGATAATCCGATGCCCTTTAGATTTGCCTGTTATAATCAAATTCATTTCCCCCTGCCGGAGAGAATAAGGGCAGAGGAAGATTTTGGGTTAAAGCTGTCTGCTAACCGCCCTGAGCCATGGCAATACCCAGCTGTCTGGCGCTCTCTTTTCCAGCTTCAATTTCATCTACTTTTACAGTCAGTCCGCCAGCTACCTGCTCAAGACCAAGATGGCCGGCAATAGCTTTGATGCTATCTTCGGTGGGTTTGGTATCATTCATATGGCAGATAATAATGGCCAAGCGAATACCCTTTTTAATCTTGTCCCGTCCCATCCACAGCCGTTCAAACAGGCTTTTAGTGCCGCCTGCCATAGACTGGAAGGGTTGGGTAGTAGCCAGAATAACCCCGCCAATACCGGAAAAATCGTCAGCACTGACAGCTGAAACTTCTTTAATTACAGTTTCAGCCCCGACAGAACTAGCACCTGCTGCCGCCGCTTCAGCTAAAGATTTGGTCTTGCCCCCGAAGCTTTGGTAAACCACTAGAATTTTTGACATTATATATTCCTCCTATTATTTAATAAATCAGATGATTACGGGGAGGGCACTCTTGCGGGCACACCTCCATGTCACAACCCAGGCATTTGCTAACCAGACTTATTATCTCTTTTCTCTCACGGCTCTGGCGCTCAAGTTCGGCAATACGGCTGGCGGCATTTTCCGCTTCCAGCTTAAGCACTTTAAGGGTATGCTCAGCCTTGGCCTTACGGTCAGTTTCACCGCCTGCATCTAGTATATCCAGAATACGGTTCAGGCTCATTCCGGTATCTTTAAGGCGGCGTATAAGCTTAACCCGGTTGACATCTTTTTGGGAAAACAGACTCATGCCGCTTGAGGTACGCAAAGACGGCACAATCAGTCCCTTCTGCTGGTAAAACCTGACTGTACGCAGACTGACACCGGACTGTTTGGCTATTTCACTTATCTGGTAGGCGACTTCATTATCCATTTCGTAATGATATTAACACCATGTGACGTTACTGTCAAGACTTACATATACGTAACTTTTAATATCCCGAACAAAATTGAGACACATACTGCCGTACGGACTGAAAATGCTATAATAGATGTTCATGATACACAGCTATTATTCCCGTATAAATGGAAACTCCCCTGACGAGAAGCCCAAAATTACCCGGGGCTTGTTGAAAAGGGTATGGAGTTATGCCCGCCCTTACCGGTGGCTGGTTCTCTGGATGCTCCTCCTCACTCTGGCTACCACCGGACTGGGGTTATTGACCCCTCTGATACTGCGTGACTTGATAGACACTACTCTGCCGAACAAGGATTTGACCCGTTTAAGCTGGCTGATTGCGGCACTGCTGACAATACCTCTGCTGACCAGTTTCTTGAACGTGGTGCTGAGGAGATATAACTCACATGTGGGCGAAGGGGTTATATCCGACCTCCGACTGGCTATGTTTTCGCACCTTCAGCGTATGTCACTCAGCTTTTTTACCCACACCAAAAGCGGTGAACTGATGAGCCGCCTTAATAACGATGTTATCGGCGCCCAGACTGCTATCAGTAATACTTTTGTATCTATCGTAACCAGCCTGATTCAGGCAGTAGTGGTATTTTCGGTAATGGTTACCTTGGAATGGCGGCTGGCACTGGTAAGTGTAGCTATACTGCCCCTTTTCTTCTGGGCTGCCCATCATCTGGGAAACAGGCTGCGGGATATTGCCCGAAACCAGCTTGACCTGAACGCTAGAATGAATGCCGTTGCCCAGGAACTGCTTAACATAAGCGGGGCTTTGCTGGTCAAACTGTTTGGCCGTTCCTCTGAAGAAGACCGCCGTTTCAAGCAGCGTTCCGAAGAAGTAAGAAACATAGGTATAAAACGGGCGGTTACAGGCTCACTTTTTTTCGCCAGCATAGGTCTTTTAAGTGCTATCGGCATAGCTCTGGTTTACGGGGTAGGGGGCTATTTTGTAATCCAGGAAACACTGACTATAGGTACTATCGTAGCTTTGGGTGTATACCTGACTACCCTGTACGGGGCCTTGCAGACCCTGACTAACGCCCCGGTGGATTTTGCCACCTCTATGGTTAGTTTTGAACGCGTTTTTGAGGTACTGGATGTACCGCTTGATATAAAAGAAAAAGAAAACGCCCGTATTCTGGGAAAGGTACGCGGCGTTTTGGAATTTAAGGACGTTCTTTTCCACTATGAGCGGGAAGAAAAAGGACTCCTCAGGGAAGTGCGGCGTTTCGGCCAGATGGAGGATGTAGTTTCGGTATTGTCCGGTGCAGGTGGTGCGCCCCGAAACGGCGGTGAAAAAGATGCCGCCGGTGCGGAACGTACAAACGGCGAAGTTCTGGAGCATATCTCTTTCAGAGCCGAACCCGGCCAGCTGGTGGCGCTGGTTGGCCCCAGCGGGGCAGGCAAAACAACCCTTACCTATCTTATCCCCCGTCTGTATGACCCCGTTGCCGGGCAAATACTGATAGACGGGCATGACCTTATGGATGTTACCCTTGACTCACTTGCCGCCCAGATAGGCATGGTCACTCAGGAGACCTACCTTTTCCATGATACTGTGCGTACCAATCTGCTCTACGGCAGACCTGATGCTACCCAGACAGAAGTGGAAACGGCGGCCAAAGCAGCCAATATCCACAAGTTTGTAAAGGGTCTGCCCCAAGGATATGAAACTATTGTGGGAGAGCGCGGTTACCGGCTGAGCGGGGGCGAAAAACAGCGTCTGGCACTGGCACGGGTTATCCTTAAAAACCCGCGTATACTGGTGCTGGACGAAGCCACCAGCTCACTGGACAGCCAGTCTGAATACCTTATTCAGGAAGCCCTGAAACATGTAATGGTGGGGCGTACCAGCATTGTCATTGCCCATCGCCTGAGTACCATTCTGGCGGCGGATATTATATTGGTGCTGGACCATGGACATATAGTGGAGAGGGGTACCCATAGCGAACTGCTGGCTCTGGGAGGACTATATGCAAATCTCTATGAAACCCAGTTTCGCGGCAAGATGAATAACCTTTCTTCTGCAGAATAACAACCAAAGATTTTTTTAGGACAGTAATTACTTTCCGTTACCCCAATTTTATTATAATAACGTTGATTTTGGTTATTTATCCTCCTGAAAAAACCCTGAACCCAAATAATTTCCCCTTAATGTATAATAAAACCACCCTTAGGAGTGAGAGATTATGTTTTTACCTACAACCCCCCATGAGTTATTAAAACTGGGGTGGGATCAGCCGGATATCATACTGGTAACCGGTGACAGTTATATA
Protein-coding sequences here:
- a CDS encoding NEW3 domain-containing protein; translated protein: MKKFIKNFKIYKVLTGLVCTALLFGTLLGGLFSASTVIAQTEKPILSLYLLSGYYYMDIIPGEPLKLYLELENAGSQEIFDITLSADVPANWVVEYSPASIDYLGVGQRKSIEAVVLAPSDESRGEYNLVFIAEYQQIRTFSNTVLVVGDIPGLWQWVGLGLGAVMIGGFIFLYRHFNRN
- a CDS encoding YqhA family protein; this translates as MKRLLEKSKYFTLTAVFSMLLASLMVFSLGIMKAVKILGGFLSNFAEESVDLIPFIELMDIFLIATVLLIFALGIYELFIGKLSLPEWLIIRNLHDLKVKLSSLVIMVMGIIFLKHLVEWQDPQGTFYFGLGMAVVSVALIAFNYVGSKTE
- a CDS encoding acetate uptake transporter, with the translated sequence MESKLSNPAPLGLLGFGMTTILLNIHNAGFFPLNVAILAMGIFYGGLAQVIAGILEYRKGNTFGMTAFISYGMFWLTLVFILIAPQMGLPEVWAAPPAFLGWYLFLWGLFTFFMVFPTLKKNRVMAFVFISLTVLFSLLAIGHWVPGDAGKIFIRIGGWEGIVCGLSAVYLAAAEILNESCGRLVLPVFPLENKECNK
- a CDS encoding histidine kinase N-terminal 7TM domain-containing protein, yielding MSESYLFFYYLAMTISLLACLTVVVLSWKNREAPVARSMLALGVATFIWGFGFMFEAASSSLSQQLLFNNIGYLGSMSVPVIWLIFAIQYTNTGKSFENWKKALLFIFPLFIVIMVWSNDAHHLMWSNEHQTTSGPFLIVAKTYGVLFWVAVAHNYTLITGVTIILIRQLFTGIRIYRKQAFILLFAVCLPLVWNVIYIFDLLSLPRKDLTPMMFAISGIAITLGLMRFKLFKTIPFAYPLILQQMNDGILVFDKSNRLLETNPAACRMTSLDNTMVGQELRDLCELSPLLECLSITDFGHLDMESATRVKGKSYQLDKQPLFNKQKQQVGWLATIRDISQRKQTDQELKERKEQYFTLVEHGNDGIIIVQHGLVVYANSKMKELSGYLMEDILEKPFVQFISPEQRELIEKHYQKRIEGQKSSGRYETCLINKNGQEVYVEISASLIEYDGQIADMAIIRDLTAHKQAELENQRLRDKAEMASRLAAIGEMAAGIAHEINNPLTGVIGFSELLAAREDLPEDIMADLQVINHGSQRVVEIVRRLLTFARQNKPVKTRLNVHELIDNTLEFRSYVFKTANIEVIRKYDQNLPWITADPGQLQQVFLNLVINAEQAMRKAHDGGKLTITTTREDSFFSICIADDGPGMTPEVKAKIFQPFFTTKGPKDGTGLGLSLAMAIILDHHGTIEVESEYGRGTAFTINLPMDSSETEDWTVQQEGLTPKAGDNHAASILVIDDEEHICQLVTRVLEQMRHKVESFSDPIKALSKLETTSFDLVLLDIRMPGMSGLEFYSQMISKRPELAGKVIFMTGDMTVSDLEAQMQQTDLMHISKPFHPAILEQFLNKALKQQAG
- a CDS encoding DOMON domain-containing protein, with protein sequence MPSNKKHIAALLAILVLPSLLFSSCAAIAEMNSDPPDNTDSTTQISDPAALAEWVADGIITVSEYTNSSALNANFTLFSRTDDQYVYIGIKAKATGWISIGFQPLPAKGHTSADFALGGVSSGEAYIYDLWGLNKEEHSLDTKLGGTSSILEYGGTESGGYTILEFKRLLTTGDTYDQNIVHGSNNILWAYSDEDGFAAMHIAEGTGKINIP
- a CDS encoding MerR family transcriptional regulator; protein product: MDNEVAYQISEIAKQSGVSLRTVRFYQQKGLIVPSLRTSSGMSLFSQKDVNRVKLIRRLKDTGMSLNRILDILDAGGETDRKAKAEHTLKVLKLEAENAASRIAELERQSRERKEIISLVSKCLGCDMEVCPQECPPRNHLIY
- a CDS encoding ABC transporter ATP-binding protein, translating into MFMIHSYYSRINGNSPDEKPKITRGLLKRVWSYARPYRWLVLWMLLLTLATTGLGLLTPLILRDLIDTTLPNKDLTRLSWLIAALLTIPLLTSFLNVVLRRYNSHVGEGVISDLRLAMFSHLQRMSLSFFTHTKSGELMSRLNNDVIGAQTAISNTFVSIVTSLIQAVVVFSVMVTLEWRLALVSVAILPLFFWAAHHLGNRLRDIARNQLDLNARMNAVAQELLNISGALLVKLFGRSSEEDRRFKQRSEEVRNIGIKRAVTGSLFFASIGLLSAIGIALVYGVGGYFVIQETLTIGTIVALGVYLTTLYGALQTLTNAPVDFATSMVSFERVFEVLDVPLDIKEKENARILGKVRGVLEFKDVLFHYEREEKGLLREVRRFGQMEDVVSVLSGAGGAPRNGGEKDAAGAERTNGEVLEHISFRAEPGQLVALVGPSGAGKTTLTYLIPRLYDPVAGQILIDGHDLMDVTLDSLAAQIGMVTQETYLFHDTVRTNLLYGRPDATQTEVETAAKAANIHKFVKGLPQGYETIVGERGYRLSGGEKQRLALARVILKNPRILVLDEATSSLDSQSEYLIQEALKHVMVGRTSIVIAHRLSTILAADIILVLDHGHIVERGTHSELLALGGLYANLYETQFRGKMNNLSSAE